The segment TATAATCGATAATTTCCTACTTAGTTTTTCAACTATATCCTTATCTGCTAGTTCTTCGATATAAAGTATAGCTATGCGATCACTAGAAATTTTCTTAGCGCTTTTTATGTATTTTACTACCAAACCAGGGTGATGAACATTGGACCTTATTAAGTTGATATTCGAAGACATTCTTTCAATAAGTCCAATATGGGAACCTCTAATAACCTGTTCGTTTATTGGTTCAGAAATTTCTCTTTTCATCACGTTTTCTACGTGAATAGCGATAATAACCGGTTTGTTTTCTTGGATAATTAAACAATTACCTTGTGTTAAATATTCAATAGCTTCATTAATATCATTTATATTTACAGTCTTATGCAACGATATACTTTCAACAAATTCAACAGATTGATGGTGAGTTAAAGGAGATAGAATATACTTTTCCAAGTCACTATAGTCTACCTTTGATTCAAAATAAACTAGAGTGATTTCTTCATTAAACGTCTTTATAATTAAGTCATCCGTATCATAGGTAAGTTTTTTTAGTAAGGCAATATTAAGTGACATATCTAAATCTACTGTCAGTCCTTGTAGATTATTATTCTTTTGACTGTGTTGTTTTTTTATGGAGAACCTCTTTAAATCCATATTCATCCTGCTTCCTAGAGGGTTATTCGAGGTTATTATGTACTTTATTCAAATTTATATTCGTTCTGAATATCTGGAAACTTAAGGGAATCTATCATTGCTTTCTTCTTCTGGATTAGTTGTACTCATTAATAATTATTTCTTTAACCTGTAGAAATAATTTAATACCTAATACCAATTTCTAAAATATGTTATTCCCTCTCTGTTTTAACCAAAAAAAGCACTGATCCTTGTTCCTGGATAGCGCCCAATACTTGAATATAATAATGTGATCTTTCAATTAAAGGATAACCAACGTTTACTGATGATCAACACAGCCAGCTCCTATTGCCTCGATGATTATTTTTTCATAGTCTATTATTTATTCATTCCGTATTATGATGTGACTGCCCCAAAAGCTCCCTTAGTTCAAAAGTGTATGAAATGAAATGGGATAACACTATTCCCACTCATAACCACCATCAACCAGTTCGACTTTTTCTGGTATTATTTCTTGAAGACATTCTATTTTTGAAAAATATTCATTATTTGAGAAGGCAGTAATATAATCACCATCATGGCCAACCCAAAACACAGTAGAATTCTCAGTAAAAGTTACAATTGGCGTGTTGGCTACCCACTTTAATTTAACAAGTCTGGTTCGGTTCTTTTTAGTCCTTTTTACAGGATAAGGTGACTCATATTCCCTTTCCTCAAATCTGAATACATCTTGTTTTAAGGCCCATAATGATAAGTTCAACATACTGCCATTCCCGTGCAAATAAGGATAATATTCTTTAAATTGCTGAGGGCTGCGGATAATTGCCTTTACAAAGAACGTGTCTTTACGACTGCCCTTTATATAATTGAACTCTATATTCTGCATTATAAACAGTTGTTGTACTCTGCTTGTTGAGAATCAAAATTTGAAAACTAGATTTCAAATCTCTACCCCCACTTTATATATTTTTATAACTATACGTTTTTAGAAAACAAAAGTTATGTTATTCCTGCCCGTTTGTTTAATTCCAATTAAATAATCTAAAAATCCCTTCAATAATATATTTTTTTGGCCATTATAAAAACGAGCGCTAATCCCGTTATAGGAACGTGCCCGTTTAATAAAAGAATCAGTTATTTTTGAAGAAGTGTAATGTTTCTCTAAATGTATTTTTAGCTAATTCTTCATTGTATTTAGAAGAATATGGATCAGTAAATCCGTGTTCACCATAAGCTATATGTACATTTATATTTGGTTTATCTAAAGTTGAAGCTAATTCATCTACATTAAATGATTTTTCCACATTCGGAAAAAATAGTAACACCGGACATTTTGGGTATATATTTACATAGTCCCTAATACGTGAACCATAGAATCCAACAATACCATCAACACATTCTTCTTCACTACACAACCACGCAACCGTTGCCCCTACACTAAATCCAATGATAAATATTTTTGAATACCCATTTTGATTATCTAATAATATATTTTTCACTTTATATAATCCGTTTGCGAAACCTACATTATCCATAAAGTTTTGATAAGCCTTTACCTCTTGAGAATAATCAAAGGATTTTTCTTGTTCTAATAGATTTGGACAAATAACATCAAAATTTTGTTCTATCAGTAATTCACATAAATCAACCATATGTTGGTTAATTCCATATATTTCGTGAACGACAATAATTAATTTATCCGATTTTTTGTTTGTTTTAAGCACCCTATTCCCCTCTTATTGTAAAGAATTATATCAATTCTACCTGCCCCGCTAATTAGTTCGATGTCATATCCTTCCCCTACTCAGAACTGGCCGTTATCATAAAGAAAGACACTTTCCTTAATTTTAGAAATGCGCCTGATTGTGGAGTAAGCTCAAGTTATATCAAAACAAAACAATTATGTATCGATGGAAAATTTGAAACTTATCTTAAAGGATCAACGCAATTAATTTTGTTCATGATTACAATTTAAGCACCGAATTAATAAATTGTGTTTTAGCTTTAGTGTAAAACTCACGATCATTACTAAATTCTTTCACTAATT is part of the Sutcliffiella sp. FSL R7-0096 genome and harbors:
- a CDS encoding dienelactone hydrolase family protein, coding for MLKTNKKSDKLIIVVHEIYGINQHMVDLCELLIEQNFDVICPNLLEQEKSFDYSQEVKAYQNFMDNVGFANGLYKVKNILLDNQNGYSKIFIIGFSVGATVAWLCSEEECVDGIVGFYGSRIRDYVNIYPKCPVLLFFPNVEKSFNVDELASTLDKPNINVHIAYGEHGFTDPYSSKYNEELAKNTFRETLHFFKNN